The sequence TGTTGGCAAATATTTATCTGAATGTAAAGATTCCATATAGCACAATACGCCATAAAAAATCAAGCCACAAGCAACTTGCCAATATTCATTTAGCATATAGCAATACCAACCAACATGTGTGTCTTGGGGTTCAGTATTTTTTTGTTCGTAACATTCATTAAGAAAAATCAGCCAATTGTATTCTTTATTATGACCGCTTGCTGTGGACAGCAACGACATGATTGTATTTCTTCTATGAAAAGTAAACCGCTCTTCAATCTCCATATCTGGATAATCTTTATCCAAAAGCATATCAACATAAAGTTGCCATTCTGCACTTTCAGCATCAATTTTATCTATTGCGAAACACGTAATTAGTTTAGGAATGTCTTCACTATACAATTTTCCTGTTTTTATGCAGTGGTAAAAAAGTGCTTTTATTTCATAAGTGAGGATATTGTCAAATGCACTTGCTAATTGTGCGCCTGACACTTTTTGTCTTGGATGAGATTGTGTAATATTGAAAATAATGTCGCCTTTATCATTTTCAGAATAAGCTGCCAAAGATAAAGCTTGTAGTGCGCCAAAATAATATTGTCCAAATGCCCCAGATGGATATTTCCAATAAACTTTTTCATTTCCGATATCCTTATCTGCACCTGCCGATAAATCAAATACTTTTGGAGCATTATTGACAAGATTTGACGCGAAGTTACTACCTGTAATTTGTGTAATGTTTTTTCGCTCTGTCTGCATTATTATGGCAATTAATAATTCCGATCTTCGAATAAAACGATACTGTTCTGTCTGATTCCCTTTCTTTTCCTTTTTTAAATAAAAGTCGAGAAGCCAGCAATAAAACCCATAATAACGAAGTCGATTAGTCAAATTAGATATTCCGGGTAACATTGTTGCATAAATAGCCTCCGATGTTACTTGAAGACCTAAAGGGTCAAGTCCTGTAATCAAATTTACACTTTCACCCCAAAATGGATAGATAGATTTTCCGTTTTGTAATATAGCCATAATCAAATTCCAATCAGTTGGTTTACCACAATGACACTAATATATCAACTTTTATTTCGCACATTTCTTTTTAATGCTGCAATATCAATTTTTTCCTTACGCTTTATGAATTTTATTATGTTCTGTTCAACGAAGTTAAAATCCCTATATATATTATCTATTTCCTCTTGTAAATAATGATTAGGTACTTCCACAGGAATGCCGCAATAAAAGAACACACCATTTTTAATATAACATGATATTCTAAAATCCACACTATTGCCGGTTTTTTTAATTGTATTATATCTGTTTTCTTCCAGAATAAAATAATACAAAACAATTAAAGACGTTTTTTTTGTTTTATCAACAAGGAAATTGAATAGGTCAGCATTATGAAAACATTTATCTACAACTTCTATAATTATTTCCGGACGTTTTCGAGAGGTTGATAAAGTTTTATCCATGCCAAATATATCAAAACGAGCATAGGGTTTATCCACTTCTGTTTCTCTTGCAACCTCATCTTGAAAGACATATTGACTTATCGCAACAAGTTCCTTTTCTTCCGCTGGATACGTGGAGAAATCTTTATATACAAATTTTATTTTTTGATATTCTCCATTTAAAACACTCATTAATTCAGAAATCTTTTCATCATGTTTATCAGAATCATCGCTCATGTAAAATTTCATTTCATGAGTGGGATTCAATAAACGAAAGTGTGTTCTTTTATCTGTGTGCGAAAGATCAACAGTAGTTAGTTTAAATTCTTCCGTAGAATCAAATAAGTCATATTTCTTAAGTTCTACAATAGTAGCCTTGTCTTTATTTAGCTCATCTGCCCTAAAACACTTTCTATCTCCCTCTTTATCATAATATATTGCCACCTTATGTTTCATACTTCATCTTTATCCATTAAACAGTAAAGCATCAGCTAAATCAATATCCTTAAAGTCAAACTCCACATAGTGACCAAAATTAACTTCTTTGCACTTTAAATAAAATAATTTAAATTCCCCCAACTCCTCTACTTCTTCTTCATTTAATGAAAAGATAAAAGATTCGAAAGCATCCCAACTCCCCCATATTTTAACAACAAGATTTAATATTGAAAACAATGGCTCATCACCTGAAAGTGGTTTTTTTGAAATAATATTTTTAATAAAACTTTTAGGTATTCGTGAAGCACATTTTATGAAAATATTTTTAGCTTCTTCTGATTCAACTTCTTCACTATTGTACGTACGACTATCATTTGTTACCCATTCTTTATAGTTACAATCATGAAATAACCAAAATAAATACTTGTCGAATTTACTAATAGAGTCAGCATAGGTTTTGAAATATTCAATTTTCTGTTGTTTTAAGAAATCTTTTGACAAAATAAAATTCCATTCTGACACATTACGCGAAAAAATATGCTTTATAAAATTAGACACGAATAAAAATGGCGCATCTTGTTTTAGAAATAATTGTTTCACAAAATCCACATAATTCTCCTTTTCGGGATAAAAAAGCTTAACATTGTTATAATTTAATTTCATAATTAAATTATCCCCATCAAAACCAAAACAATCACTACCACTATCGGTTGGTGAAGATGCATAATAAAAAATTGCTTTGAGAATCTTTTCGTAATCGTCTTTATTAAGATAGTGTTCTATTCGCTCTAATCTCCTTGCCACTTCATTTTGCAACCCCCTCCTGATCCACTCTTGTATTTTAATCAAAAATACGTTACACGGCTCGTTTCTGTAATGAGAAAATTCTATTTCAGACAAATTTGAATTTAATAAACTATAAAAAAAATACCTGTCAATACCCACTGGGTTTGCAATAGATGTCAGTTGTAAACTGACCGAATAAATATCATAGTCAGGGAAGACAACATTTACATATTTTAGAGCATCTACTATTTGATTTTCGGGAATTCCCACCTCTTCATAACTCTTTTCTAAATACTCTTCCAAGAGTGTTTTTTCTTTTTCTTTATCGCCTATCTTTTCCTTTTTTAAAGTCAAATAATTATTCCTACTTTGACCGCCTTTTGTCGTCAAATAAAAATTGTAATCATTAGCTAATAGCATATATACGCCAAGAAATTTAATTCTTAAAAGCTCTATATTTAGTAAATCAACGAGGACAATCTCTCCCTTAAGGGCTTCATATGATATTAAAAACGAATTAACAAAACGATTGACATCACGTAGATTTTCCAGTAAAGAATATCTAAAATAATTTCCCCTAGATATATGGTTGAAGGCTGTATTATTAAGTATATTCTCTAATCTTTCTTTATCACATTCTTCCATGTGCGGGATGAGCAATTCTTTTAATCTATTAACAATTGCAAAATAATAAAATTTCGGTAATGTTATTTCTATTTGGAAAATTTTCTCAAGATAAAAATTAGGATGATATTCATTTACTTTTCTTAATGCAGAAATAAGATAATTCCGGTCATAAGCAACAATAAAAACAGTATTGGCAAAGCTTGCACTATTCCGTATTAATCTCAGTACCTCTACTATTTCCTTTTCATATAGACGATCCAAATCATCAATAAAAATGACAATCTGCAAACCTGATGACAATATTGCCTTATTGATAGATTCAAACTGTTGACGTAAATCATTCGTATTTTTGAATAAAGCGGGAAATACTTTAGATAATATAGATGTCTCTATGGGACCTATTTCGTTTAACATTTTCGAGTACGTCAATAATTCATTAGATAGCTCTCTATTATATTTTTTGAGTTTTCCACTTAATTCGTCAAAAAAAGGCTTCACAACAGTGTTGTCATCACTATTGAGCCACGGATTGAAATGTATAATAATTCGATTTTTATCATTTAACCCGCGTTCTATTAAATTCAAAAATGAGGTCTTCCCTGTCCCCCATTCTGAAGAAATCCCTATTGCAAAAGAAGAATCCGGATTTGTCGTATTTTGTGTTTTTTCAATTATTATTTTTGCTACCCCCTGACGATTTAAAGTGTCGTTTTTCAACTTGCTTATAGGATTATCGAAATAGAATCCCCTATTCGTATCAATAGCACATTTTTTTACTTTATAAACACAGCGAATCACAATGTTAAAAACAAGAAACATTATAATCAAATCAATATATTTTATGTGTTCGACTAAATAACTGGATGTAAAATTCCAAATACTAGAAAAACATCTATAATATACTATTATGATATAAAGAAAGATAGAAGTTAAAATTATTTTATTTGATATAAAATAATTATTTTTTATTGATATAATTAAC is a genomic window of Bacteroidales bacterium containing:
- a CDS encoding KAP family NTPase, producing MKNDTLNRQGVAKIIIEKTQNTTNPDSSFAIGISSEWGTGKTSFLNLIERGLNDKNRIIIHFNPWLNSDDNTVVKPFFDELSGKLKKYNRELSNELLTYSKMLNEIGPIETSILSKVFPALFKNTNDLRQQFESINKAILSSGLQIVIFIDDLDRLYEKEIVEVLRLIRNSASFANTVFIVAYDRNYLISALRKVNEYHPNFYLEKIFQIEITLPKFYYFAIVNRLKELLIPHMEECDKERLENILNNTAFNHISRGNYFRYSLLENLRDVNRFVNSFLISYEALKGEIVLVDLLNIELLRIKFLGVYMLLANDYNFYLTTKGGQSRNNYLTLKKEKIGDKEKEKTLLEEYLEKSYEEVGIPENQIVDALKYVNVVFPDYDIYSVSLQLTSIANPVGIDRYFFYSLLNSNLSEIEFSHYRNEPCNVFLIKIQEWIRRGLQNEVARRLERIEHYLNKDDYEKILKAIFYYASSPTDSGSDCFGFDGDNLIMKLNYNNVKLFYPEKENYVDFVKQLFLKQDAPFLFVSNFIKHIFSRNVSEWNFILSKDFLKQQKIEYFKTYADSISKFDKYLFWLFHDCNYKEWVTNDSRTYNSEEVESEEAKNIFIKCASRIPKSFIKNIISKKPLSGDEPLFSILNLVVKIWGSWDAFESFIFSLNEEEVEELGEFKLFYLKCKEVNFGHYVEFDFKDIDLADALLFNG